A single genomic interval of Picosynechococcus sp. PCC 7003 harbors:
- the lepB gene encoding signal peptidase I, with product MGDQGEHLSTNQQTKPWAALWENIRILVIALAIALVVRWVIAEPRYIPSGSMLPTLDLGDRIVVEKLSYRVQPVHRGDVVVFRTPPQLELLGYDPQQAFIKRVIATPGETVSVHDGLVYVDQVALTEPFIAAPPDYELPTLTVPPHSFFVLGDNRNNSNDSHIWGFVPADNIIGHAILKFWPLNHLGKII from the coding sequence ATGGGCGATCAGGGCGAACACCTCAGCACGAACCAACAAACGAAACCATGGGCCGCCCTCTGGGAAAATATCCGCATCCTAGTCATTGCCTTGGCGATCGCCTTGGTGGTGCGCTGGGTAATCGCTGAACCCCGGTATATTCCCTCTGGTTCGATGCTGCCGACCCTCGATTTAGGCGATCGCATTGTTGTCGAGAAACTCTCCTATCGAGTCCAGCCCGTTCATCGGGGTGATGTGGTGGTTTTCCGGACGCCCCCCCAATTAGAACTCCTCGGTTACGATCCCCAACAAGCTTTTATTAAACGAGTTATTGCCACCCCTGGCGAAACTGTATCCGTTCATGATGGCCTGGTTTATGTCGATCAAGTAGCCTTAACAGAACCTTTTATTGCTGCGCCGCCAGACTATGAATTACCCACTTTAACGGTGCCACCCCACAGCTTTTTCGTCCTCGGTGATAATCGCAATAACAGCAATGATTCTCACATTTGGGGCTTTGTCCCTGCCGATAACATTATTGGCCATGCGATTTTGAAATTTTGGCCCCTGAATCACCTCGGTAAAATTATTTAA